The Glycine soja cultivar W05 chromosome 3, ASM419377v2, whole genome shotgun sequence genome window below encodes:
- the LOC114405010 gene encoding uncharacterized protein LOC114405010, translated as MTNIAAKLKSLGMVVAENFLVQFILNSLLSEYGPFQMNYNTMKDKWNVHELYSILVQDEAKLKNQGNHSVHYENNQGVGKKVNKKHGKDKGPLKIVESSTKIHKKNETCHFCGKSGHFQMNCPKRKAWFKKKNEHNAYGFLTI; from the exons ATGACAAATATTGCAGCAAAACTTAAGTCTCTTGGAATGGTGGTGGCTGAAAATTTCCTTGTGCAATTCATTTTGAACTCATTATTGTCTGAGTATGGTCCCTTCCAAATgaactataataccatgaaagacaaatggaatgtgcatgaattgtATAGTATTTTAGTTCAGGATGAAGCCAAACTTAAGAATCAGGGAAACCACTCTGTTCATTATGAGAATAATCAGGGAGTTGGAAAGAAAGTCAATAAGAAACATGGAAAGGACAAAGGACCATTAAAGATTGTCGAGTCCTCTACTAAGAtccataagaaaaatgaaacatgTCATTTCTGTGGGAAATCTGGACATTTCCAGATGAACTGCCCAAAACGTAAAGCttggttcaaaaagaaaaatgagcaCAATGCttat GGATTCCTTACAATCTGA